The genomic segment CACCCGCAAATAGGCATAACTTCCCGCTTGAATACTGCTCAAGGGTACTTCTAGGTAAGTTTCATTGCCTGCCTTTAAAATACTCTGTTCAAAATCAATGGCTTTGCCGCCACCACTCGTTACTTCAGGAGCCTGGTACAACACCTGCCCGTTGCCAAACTGGGTGGTGGCAGTAGGGGTAAGCTCAAAATAATGCGCCCCAATTAAATTAAACTGAGGTGATTGCCCGGCATTGCCTGTAGGCACCGGATAAGGTTGCCCAAAATTGTTTAAACGAGGTTGAGTAGGGTCAAACACGAACTTAAACACTACTTTAGGGGTATTGACTGCCTGAGGGCTTTCCGCTTTTTTTTGGCAGCCACCCATCAGCAGGCTTGTAGATAATAAGAATAGGAATATTTTTTTCATTGATAAGTTTTTAATGTTTCATTAGTTTTATTGTTTCGCCTTCGGCTAATGGGATATATTGGCGCGAATACTCTAACAATTACCAAAAATCATGCGATTAAGAAAAAAACCTGTATTGTGTAATTACTATGTCACCTATCGTTGCAATGCACGTTGTGGGTTTTGCGATATTTGGGAGCGTCCCTCTCCTTATGTTACCCTCGAAAACGCCCAACGCAATTTTGAAGGCCTTAAGCGCCTGGGAGTAAAGATCATTGATTTTACCGGGGGTGAACCTTTACTGCATAGACAGCTCCCCGAATTACTGGAAATGGCGCAAAATCTGGGGTTCATTACCACGGTGACCACCAATGGATTGCTATACCCCAAACAAGCCGAAAAACTGCAGGGTAAGATAGACATGTTACACCTGTCGCTTGACTCGCCCAATAAAGCCGAACACGACAAAAGCAGAGGTGTAGCCTGTTATGATTTTGTAATGGAGTCGATCAAAATAGCCAAGACGTTGGGCGAACGCCCCGATATTTTGTTTACTGTGTTTGAGCACAACGTAGAGCAAATTAAAGAAGTGTACCACAAGGTATGCTTGCCCAATGACTTACTGCTTATCTTAAACCCGGTGTTTGACTACAACAACGTAGATACCGGGCTACAGCTAAGCCCCCAAAGCCTAAAGGCACTCAAGCAATGGAGTAAGAAAAAATATGTATACCTCAACGAGGGTTTTATCGCCTTGCGGCAAGATGGTGGCAACCACATCGACCGCCCGGTATGCAAGGCAGGCAGTACTACCTTGGTCATTTCGCCCGATAACAAACTGGTATTGCCTTGTTATCATTTGGGGCTAGAGGAGGTGCCCATCAATGGCGATTTATACAATGTGTACCGCTCAGAAAAAGTACAAAAACTCATTGCATTGGAAGGACGACTACCCGAATGTGAAGGATGTGTAATTAATTGCTATATGCAACCCTCGTTTGCGGTAGAACTTAACAAGTATTGGTGGAAGGCATTGCCCAGCACGCTTAAGTATAACTACCTCAAGGGCACTTGGAAGGCTATGTTTCGGTAGCTACTAAAGCCTCAAGGTACGAGCTACGAGTCGAGATTTACCTCCTGCGAAGGCCTTATCTTACCGCAGGGTGACCTGAGCAATGCGAACCCAAAACTCACAAAACAACTTATTTTTGAAAACACCTCATCGCTAGCTTTATGGTTGGCAAGTATTGGTCTGGCTTGCGCCTTAAGACCAATACGGGAGGTTATTTTTTAGGTTGAACTGTCTACAATGGCACACGCGAGGACGACGTGCACTAGCAAGAGAATTAGTTACCTCCTGCTCAAGTCTTACCTTCAGTACCGTCATCGCCTCAGCTCGTGTCTCCACGAGCTGATCGAAACCTTGAAAAGCATTGCTCCCAGACTCTGTGACGGGGCGATTTAGCTTTGCTGAGCACCGACATTCATTGGTATTTAAGGGCTCGTAAACTCGGTTGTGGCGACACAAACCAAGGCGAAAGGCTGTTTTTTAAGGTTACCCTAAAATCACCATCTCCTGCGAAGGTCTTACCGCAGGGTGACCTTCGCAATGCGAACCCAAAACTCACAAAACAACTTATTTTTGAAAACCCTTTTTGGGCTTGAACTGTCTTCAAAAACCTACCAGGATTTTTTAGCGTCATCAATGCTCACTGGTTGCATACTCGTAATTATATTCGAGAAATTCCCTTGTTTGTGATTAGCTTCGCAGAGCTCCCTATGGTCGGTTCGTAATTAAACTGTCTTACCGTAGGGCGACCTGAGCAACGCTACCCCAAAACTTGCAAAACGACTTGTGTACGGGGTTTTGGGTTAGCATGCGTTGGTCTGGCTAAAGCCCTAAGACCAACACGGGGAAGTTATTTTTTGGGCTGGCAAGTGTTCCTTCATTCGTCGGAATGGTTGGGCTCATTGGTCAGGCTAAAGACCTAAGACCAACACAGGGAGGTTATTTTTTTTGTTTGAATTGCCTTCAAAAACCTACCAGGATTTTTTAGCGTCATCAATGCTCACTGGTTGCATACTCGTAATTAGCTTCGAGAAATCCCCTTGTCTGTGATTAGCTTCGCAGAGCTCCCTATGGTCGGTTCGTAATAAACTGTCTTACCGTAGGGCGACCTGAGCAATGCTACCCCAAAACTTGCAAAACGACACTTGTGTACGGGGTTTTGGGTTAGCATGCGTTGGTCTGGCTAAAGCCCTAAGACCAACACGGGGAAGTTATTTTTTGGGCTGGCAAGTGTTCCTTCATTCGTCGGAATGGTTGGGCTCATTGGTCAGGCTAAAGCCTTCTAAATATCAAATTCATAAGCCGTTGATAATAAGTATACTATGAATTTGTTAGTTACCTATGGAACAGGACGCAACTTGAAGCTTGTTGCTTTTGCCCCTTGTCGCTTGTTCCTTGTGGCTGTAGTAGCTCCTGACTAATAAAAAAATCTCTCTTCCTCACTACAATAATGTGAAGGCATTTTTTTAGATTGCAAAAGAGGCGAGAATTTGGCTCTGTTTTATCATTTTAAACTTTTTTTGAATCTATGGAAGAACCCGCAATACAGGATAAAATCAGCGAATTAGAGGCTAAACTAGATAAATTGCCGTCGGAATCAGCTGATGAAGCAACACAAAAAGAACTGTATTTGGAGTTGGGAGATGCTTACCTGGATGCCAACGAATCCGCAAAAGCAAAACAGTTGTACCAGAAGCTGTTAACTGAAACCAACGAAGCTTATTATGCTGCTGCCTATTATGAATTGGGCAAAATAGCCCTTGATGAAAATGATTTTGCTACTGCACAGCAAAATCTGCAATTAGCCATAGAGTGGGGGCAAAAAACCAACGATGAAAATACCCAGGCTAAAGCACACCATGCTTATGCTTTTATTATGCTACAAACCCAAGATAGTGCTGCCGAAGAGAGTAAGGCTTGCCTTGACCATATTATGACAGCAGTGGCTTTGTTTAGCAAAAATAAAAAATACGATAATCTGGGCAAAGCTTTTATGCTGCTTACAGGATTTACCCAGGCGAGGCTCACTACCAACAAGGCCATTGCTTATTTTAAACAGTTGTTGGAACAGCACGAAGAGGCTACTGATCTACTTGGTTTTATTCATTATCACCTGGCTGCTTATTACGAAGCCGACGAAAACTCTAAAGAAGCTTTTAGACACTTTGAGCAGGCTTTGCATTACAAAAACAAGTTGAATATTGGCTCAGAACTAGGCGAAACTTATTACCACCTGGGGTTGCTACACGATGAACAGGGCAATAGTGACAAAGCTTTTGAGTATAACGTGATTGCTTTGCGTCACATGCTGTCTCTCGATGACATATCTACTTATGCAAGCATGGCGGTTATTTTTGTACAAGGGGGCATAGAAGATTGCACAAATGCCACCCTCAAGCAAGAAGCCAAAACTCTATTGGAGCAAGCCCAAAAGCTGGACTTATTGCCCCACGCCGATGCTGAAGGAGCTACAGAGGATAACGATGGCTTTGTGTATGACCATTCTTATACAGGCAATTTGCTGGAGCAAACCCGTGAAGAACAGGAACAAGCCAAAGTAAGCGAGCTGGAAGAGCTAAAAAATGATTTTGCCAAAAAGAAAGCGGCTTTGCCTGACAGCGCCGAGGATTTTGCGCAAGCAGCTTATGACTTATTGTCTAAGTTGAATGAAGGCATTGATCGTTCGTTGTTTTCGTTTTTGGCACGCAAGAAAAACAAAACCCGTAAGGTGGAAGTCAATAACATTTTGAACGATAGTCAAGAGTCTCTCAAACAAGCTATAGCCAATGCTGACGATGATGACCTAAAGACTGTGCTAGAAACCTGGAAAGGCAAACTGGACGATAATTTTAGGGGATAAACACATTTGCCTAAAACCTTTTTAAAAAATAAAATCCCTGAAAATAACACTTTTGGGGATTTTTTTTATGCTGGCATGAACGCTATCTTGGCATTTTGAGTAAAACAAAAAACACGCTATCCATAAAATTTATCAGGAAACCTTCTCATTTTTTTATATTTGTAAAAAAATGGCAGAACAAAACCATTAGAAAAGATATGAATCCCGAAAATTTAGAAACATATAACTCAGAATTGGGCAACGATCCCGAATTGGATGGCAAATACCTGGGTACCATTACCAAAGATTTTGTAAAGGTAGCCAAAGTGCTCAAGGAAGCTTCTTATCAACTACGCTCGCGTGGTTTCGAATATCCTATTTTTCCGGTGGCAAAATATAAAATACCTGTAGGTGAGCTATTGTTTGAAGGCAATGACCTGGGGCTTGAGTGGAACTACTTTGTATCGTACCGCGATATTTTTGTGCAAAACAAACTCATTACCAAGCCCACTAAGTTTGAATCGGCCTACAAAAACCCAGAAGAGTTTTGTTGCCTTTTTGTGGTAGACGAACCTTACTCGAGCTTTATGTTTGTGCCTTACCCTGACGAAGAGGATTAAAAATACGTAAATTATGTTCCGAAAATTGTTTTCAGGCGGAAGCAATGATCCTGTTACTCAAGAGCTCATTGACTATAAAAATAAACTACAGGAAATGTCGAGCATGTTGCTCATCAATAGTAGTCGGTTGATTGATGGTGACTTTGCCGAAAGTGCTTTTATATACCATATCTGGAAGCTCAACGAAGGTGACAAGGATAATTTGGTAGATTGGGAGTTTAAAAAACTGATAGAAGAAGCACAAAAAGAACTGAAATTGATCTATGCCTCTTTTAATAACCTAACGATTGCCAACCCCAAGTTACAAAAAGCACCAGTAAGAAAGCTTTGCGAACGTTGGGAAATCTTGTTTCAATGGTTACGGGGCAATCAAATAAGCGTCATAGAGTTGAGCGAAAGCGGTATAGAAGACCTTTTTAGTGTGGCCGATATTTCGCCTCTGGAGAGTTATGAACCTTTGCCTGCTGAACTGGAACAACAAAAACGTTTTTTAGATTTACCTTTTCGATTTGCTATCGATACTCCTGCCCATGAGGTGGGGATTTTGGGCAAAATTCAAAACATCAAAGCCGAAATCAGACGCTTTATGGAGCGCAAGTATTGACTAGTAATAAGCAGTAAGCCATCAGCTACAACAATGCCCGAATATTTTATATTTTAGCAGGAATGCTGTAGTTTTACAAAGAAAAAGGATAATAATAGTTGCCGTATACTATGGGACGGTTCACCAAGGACTAAAACAATAAAGAATGAAGCCCGATTTTAGCAAAATAGATTTTTCTACCACAGGTACTCAAGTTTCGGATGAGGCTGATACTGACCAAAAAAACTGGAAAACTGCCGAACGCATAGAGGTAAAACCTTACTATACTGCTCAAGACCTCGAAGGAATAGAGCATTTGGGTTTTGTGGCGGGTATCCCTCCTTACTTGCGTGGTCCCTACGCCACTATGTATGTGCAACGTCCCTGGACAATTCGCCAGTATGCCGGGTTTTCAACCGCCGAAGAGTCCAACGCCTTTTATCGTCGTAACCTTGCCGCAGGACAAAAAGGACTTTCGGTAGCCTTTGACCTTGCCACCCACCGAGGCTACGACTCTGACCATCCTCGGGTAGTGGGCGATGTAGGAAAAGCTGGGGTAGCTATAGACTCAGTACTAGATATGAAAATTTTGTTTGATGGTATTCCTTTAGACAAAATGTCGGTATCGATGACGATGAATGGAGCGGTGATTCCTATCATGGCTTTTTATATAGTGGCAGCCGAAGAGCAAGGGGTAAAACCTGAACTTTTGAGTGGCACTATCCAAAACGATATTTTGAAAGAGTTTATGGTGCGCAATACCTACATTTACCCACCATTGCCCAGTATGCGCATCATTGCCGATATTTTTGAGTACACCTCGAATCACATGCCCAAGTTTAACTCTATCAGTATAAGCGGCTACCACATGCAAGAGGCAGGCGCTACGGCTGATATTGAGCTTGCTTATACACTTGCTGACGGGCTAGACTACATACGCACCGGGCTAAAAGCAGGCATGGACATTGACACGTTTGCGCCACGTTTGTCGTTTTTTTGGGCAATTGGTATGAATCATTTCATGGAAATTGCCAAGATGCGCGCTGGGCGTTTACTTTGGTCAAAAATTGTCAAACAGTTTCACCCCAAAAACCCTAAATCGTTGGCGTTGCGTACCCACTGCCAAACTTCGGGTTGGAGTCTGACCGAGCAAGACCCCTTCAATAATGTGGCGCGTACTTGTGTAGAAGCAATGGGTGCAGTTTTGGGGCACACCCAATCGTTGCATACCAACTCACTGGATGAGGCGATTGCTTTACCTACCGACTTTTCGGCGCGCATTGCCCGCAATACGCAGTTGTATTTACAAGACGAAACCAACATTACAAAAGTGGTGGACCCCTGGGGAGGATCTTATTATGTAGAACGCCTCACCCATGACCTGATGCACCGTGCCTGGGAGCTTATTCAAGAGGTAGAAGAACTGGGCGGAATGGCAAAGGCCATAGAAACCGGATTGCCCAAAATGCGCATAGAAGAGGCCGCCGCCCGAAAACAAGCCAGAATTGACGCGGGCAAAGACGTGATTTTGGGGGTAAACAAATACCGCCCCGATGAAGAGAAAGAAATAGAACTACTAGAGGTAGACAATACTGCGGTGCTCAAGTCGCAACTGGCACGTTTAGCAAAACTCAAGCAAGAGCGCAACCAGGCAGATGTAGACGCAGCACTTGCGGCCATTTCCAAAGCTGCTGAAACAGGCGAAGGCAACTTGCTTGACCTTGCTGTAAAAGCAGCCAGGGTACGTGCCAGCCTGGGAGAAATTTCGCAGGCAATGGAAAAAGTATTCGGACGACACAAGGCAACAATTCGTGCTATTTCGGGCATTTATTCGGGAGAAGTGTCTGACGATGAAAATTTTAAGAAAGCCCTCGACATGGCAGATCAATTTGCCCAGTTAGAAGGACGCCGTCCCCGTATTTTGGTGGCAAAAATGGGGCAAGACGGGCACGATCGAGGAGCCAAGGTCATTGCTACTAGTTTTGCCGATTTGGGATTTGATGTAGACATAGGGTCTTTGTTTCAAACCCCCGATGAGGTGGCACGCCAGGCTATAGAAAACGACGTACACATTGTAGGTGTTTCGAGTCTGGCAGCTGGACACAAAACTTTAGTGCCTGCCCTTATCAACGAATTGAAAAAATACGACCGTGAAGATATTATGGTCATTGCCGGAGGAGTGATTCCACCCAAAGACTATGACTTTTTGTACGAAGCAGGCGTTTCAGGTGTATTTGGTCCTGGTACCGTTATTTCGGTAGCTGCCCAGAAGATTCTGGAAGAATTGATGAAAGAAGAGGCATAAGCTTGTACAGAGGTACATTCCAAAACGGTTGATTGGATCAATATCTGATCCGCCGTTTTTTATTGCTTACACTTTGCTATTCAAACCAAAAAATCATTGGATTTGGCGGATGATGGCTAAACTTTATTCATGTAATTAATGGATTTACCCCATAAAATTACTTTTATTTGTAGTGAAAGTATTTTATATATACAAGGGAATAAGTCCCTCACTTATCATTTAAACACGCCCAATGGAATTTGAAACTTTACTACTATCTATAGAGGGGCATGTAGCCACCGTAAAAATTAATGTGCCCAAAAAAGCCAACGCTATGACCCAGGCTTTTTGGAAAGAAATCAAAGAAGTGATGCAAGCCCTCGATCAGAATGAAGATGTAAGGGTGATTGTATTGGAAGGAGAAGGCAAACACTTTACCTCAGGTATAGACCTTACCATGTTTATGCAACTTAAGGCAGAACTTGACAAAAGCGATTGCCCAGCGCGTTCACGCGAAAAACTTCGCCATACTATTCTTACCTTACAAGAGTCTTTCAATGCCATAGAAAAATGCCGTAAACCTGTACTTGCTGCCATTCATGGGGCTTGTATTGGTGGTGGTATAGACATGATTTCTGCCTGTGACATGCGCTATTGCTCAACAGATGCCTATTTTACTGTCAAAGAGATTGACCTGGGAATGGTGGCTGATGTAGGTACCCTACAACGCTTACCCAAAATCATTGGCGAAGGCATCGCCAGAGAACTTGCCTATACAGGGCGCAAGTTTTCGGGTGAAGAAGCCAAAACAATGCAATTGGTGAATCAATGTTATGACTCACGCGAGACAATGCTTAAAGAGGTATATAACATTGCTCAAACCATTGCGGCTAAGTCTCCGTTGGCGATTAGGGGTACCAAAGAAATGTTTCTATATACCCGCGATCATTCGGTAGAAGAAGGACTCAACTACATAGCTACCTGGAACGCTGGCATGTTATTTTCAAAAGATTTGCAGGAAGCAGCAATGGCTGGAATGCAAAAACGAACTCCTAACTTTGCCAATTAGCACACAGTGGTGTATACCTCACGCTTGGGGTATATTTTTAGTATTCTTTGGTTTTGGTCAAAGATTTGCAGCAATAAATTTTCAACAATCATAGTGAGCATGTCGTCCTAAGTACACAGGAAGAAAACCAATTTAACAATGAAGAATATTTTTTTGGAGGAGACAGATGATGGACCTCAACTAAATTTCAATTTTAACGATGGAGTCTTCGAAGTAAAGGGCACCTCAATGCCTGAACACCCCGACGAATATTATCGTGAAGTGCTTACTCATTTGCAAATTTATGTAGATGATCCTACCGCCAGCAAAACTACTATGGTGTTTAAGTTTTTGTATTTCAACACAGG from the Microscilla marina ATCC 23134 genome contains:
- a CDS encoding radical SAM protein — encoded protein: MRLRKKPVLCNYYVTYRCNARCGFCDIWERPSPYVTLENAQRNFEGLKRLGVKIIDFTGGEPLLHRQLPELLEMAQNLGFITTVTTNGLLYPKQAEKLQGKIDMLHLSLDSPNKAEHDKSRGVACYDFVMESIKIAKTLGERPDILFTVFEHNVEQIKEVYHKVCLPNDLLLILNPVFDYNNVDTGLQLSPQSLKALKQWSKKKYVYLNEGFIALRQDGGNHIDRPVCKAGSTTLVISPDNKLVLPCYHLGLEEVPINGDLYNVYRSEKVQKLIALEGRLPECEGCVINCYMQPSFAVELNKYWWKALPSTLKYNYLKGTWKAMFR
- a CDS encoding tetratricopeptide repeat protein gives rise to the protein MEEPAIQDKISELEAKLDKLPSESADEATQKELYLELGDAYLDANESAKAKQLYQKLLTETNEAYYAAAYYELGKIALDENDFATAQQNLQLAIEWGQKTNDENTQAKAHHAYAFIMLQTQDSAAEESKACLDHIMTAVALFSKNKKYDNLGKAFMLLTGFTQARLTTNKAIAYFKQLLEQHEEATDLLGFIHYHLAAYYEADENSKEAFRHFEQALHYKNKLNIGSELGETYYHLGLLHDEQGNSDKAFEYNVIALRHMLSLDDISTYASMAVIFVQGGIEDCTNATLKQEAKTLLEQAQKLDLLPHADAEGATEDNDGFVYDHSYTGNLLEQTREEQEQAKVSELEELKNDFAKKKAALPDSAEDFAQAAYDLLSKLNEGIDRSLFSFLARKKNKTRKVEVNNILNDSQESLKQAIANADDDDLKTVLETWKGKLDDNFRG
- the scpA gene encoding methylmalonyl-CoA mutase, yielding MKPDFSKIDFSTTGTQVSDEADTDQKNWKTAERIEVKPYYTAQDLEGIEHLGFVAGIPPYLRGPYATMYVQRPWTIRQYAGFSTAEESNAFYRRNLAAGQKGLSVAFDLATHRGYDSDHPRVVGDVGKAGVAIDSVLDMKILFDGIPLDKMSVSMTMNGAVIPIMAFYIVAAEEQGVKPELLSGTIQNDILKEFMVRNTYIYPPLPSMRIIADIFEYTSNHMPKFNSISISGYHMQEAGATADIELAYTLADGLDYIRTGLKAGMDIDTFAPRLSFFWAIGMNHFMEIAKMRAGRLLWSKIVKQFHPKNPKSLALRTHCQTSGWSLTEQDPFNNVARTCVEAMGAVLGHTQSLHTNSLDEAIALPTDFSARIARNTQLYLQDETNITKVVDPWGGSYYVERLTHDLMHRAWELIQEVEELGGMAKAIETGLPKMRIEEAAARKQARIDAGKDVILGVNKYRPDEEKEIELLEVDNTAVLKSQLARLAKLKQERNQADVDAALAAISKAAETGEGNLLDLAVKAARVRASLGEISQAMEKVFGRHKATIRAISGIYSGEVSDDENFKKALDMADQFAQLEGRRPRILVAKMGQDGHDRGAKVIATSFADLGFDVDIGSLFQTPDEVARQAIENDVHIVGVSSLAAGHKTLVPALINELKKYDREDIMVIAGGVIPPKDYDFLYEAGVSGVFGPGTVISVAAQKILEELMKEEA
- a CDS encoding crotonase/enoyl-CoA hydratase family protein, with product MEFETLLLSIEGHVATVKINVPKKANAMTQAFWKEIKEVMQALDQNEDVRVIVLEGEGKHFTSGIDLTMFMQLKAELDKSDCPARSREKLRHTILTLQESFNAIEKCRKPVLAAIHGACIGGGIDMISACDMRYCSTDAYFTVKEIDLGMVADVGTLQRLPKIIGEGIARELAYTGRKFSGEEAKTMQLVNQCYDSRETMLKEVYNIAQTIAAKSPLAIRGTKEMFLYTRDHSVEEGLNYIATWNAGMLFSKDLQEAAMAGMQKRTPNFAN
- a CDS encoding DUF1987 domain-containing protein; amino-acid sequence: MKNIFLEETDDGPQLNFNFNDGVFEVKGTSMPEHPDEYYREVLTHLQIYVDDPTASKTTMVFKFLYFNTGTNPIIMRLLETLEKLMDKSHKVEVQWVYEHDDMDMKEVGEYFNALTQLDIKLFPIESID